A portion of the Fulvia fulva chromosome 1, complete sequence genome contains these proteins:
- a CDS encoding Beta-1,3-glucan-binding protein — protein sequence MSFRHGTATTTATHTRSGSPDSDPSEDIAPVPSNPFQSPYGSMPASAMGSSTGVHQAPPPRYFHSRRINKGDIEKPWLEKKDPKEKWVWILPVIGMIIGIGLAGFLIYEGLQKVSNNHTYCPVLDTDFSNGIDPKIWTKEAEVGGFGNGQFEQTTTTDENAFIKDGMLHIKPTLQDEKLVESNNVINLTMDGTCSSDVWSNCVAVTNTTNGTIVNPVKSARLSTKAGAKIQYGRVEVEAQIPDGDWLWPAIWLLPVNETYGQWPASGEIDIMESRGNNYTYPMGGNDVVSSALHWGPDADNDAWWRNNINRKALHTTYSSGFHVYGMEWTEKYIFTYIDTRLLQVLYTNFDKPFWQKGNFPVSNANGTRLVDSWSQTGRDSTPFDQNFYLILNVAVGGTNGWFQDGKASKPWVDASSTAKRDFWNARNQWYPTWEKNGEMKVKSVKMWQQQGYNGCQ from the exons ATGAGCTTCCGTCATGGCACGGCCACCACAACGGCCACTCACACAAGGTCTGGCTCACCCGACAGCGATCCCAGCGAGGACATCGCGCCTGTGCCATCGAATCCATTCCAGTCTCCATATGGCTCAATGCCGGCGTCTGCGATGGGTTCATCGACCGGCGTCCATCAAGCACCTCCTCCAAGGTACTTCCACTCACGACGCATCAACAAGGGAGACATTGAGAAGCCATGGCTCGAGAAGAAGGATCCAAAGGAGAAGTGGGTGTGGATATTGCCAGTCATCGGCATGATCATCGGTATCGGCCTTGCCGGATTCCTCATCTACGAAGGACTACAAAAGGTCTCCAACAACCACACCTACTGTCCAGTGCTGGACACGGATTTCTCCAACGGCATTGATCCTAAGATCTGGACGAAGGAGGCTGAAGTCGGTGGATTTGG CAACGGACAATTCGAGCAGACTACCACCACCGACGAGAATGCATTCATCAAAGATGGGATGCTCCACATCAAGCCGACTCTCCAGGACGAAAAGCTTGTCGAATCGAACAATGTTATCAACCTTACCATGGACGGCACTTGCTCGTCTGATGTCTGGTCCAACTGTGTCGCCGTGACCAACACCACCAACGGCACCATTGTCAACCCTGTCAAGTCTGCACGCCTCAGCACCAAGGCAGGCGCGAAGATTCAGTACGGTCGCGTCGAGGTCGAGGCACAAATTCCCGACGGCGACTGGCTCTGGCCGGCGATCTGGCTTCTGCCAGTCAACGAGACGTACGGTCAGTGGCCAGCCTCTGGTGAAATCGACATCATGGAGTCGCGCGGCAACAACTACACCTACCCCATGGGCGGTAACGATGTCGTTTCTTCTGCGCTTCACTGGGGACCCGACGCTGACAACGACGCCTGGTGGCGAAACAACATAAATCGCAAGGCTCTGCACACCACGTACTCGTCCGGCTTCCACGTTTACGGCATGGAGTGGACTGAGAAGTACATCTTCACATACATCGATACCCGTCTCCTCCAAGTCCTCTATACAAACTTCGACAAGCCATTCTGGCAAAAGGGCAACTTCCCCGTCTCCAACGCCAACGGCACACGTCTCGTCGACTCTTGGTCACAGACCGGTCGCGACAGCACGCCCTTCGACCAGAACTTCTACCTCATCCTCAACGTCGCCGTCGGCGGCACCAACGGCTGGTTTCAAGACGGAAAAGCCAGCAAGCCTTGGGTCGACGCTTCGAGCACTGCCAAGCGGGACTTCTGGAACGCACGTAACCAGTGGTACCCCACGTGGGAGAAGAATGGCGAGATGAAGGTGAAGAGCGTGAAGATGTGGCAGCAACAGGGCTACAATGGCTGCCAGTAA